ATAGATTCCATATTGATATGTTTCGACGACTTTTTTAGGGGGCAAAAGTTGCCATGATATTTACACTGTAGGTGCCATATAGCTTACTCTAAAATTGTCATGATATGTTTCATCTATCTTTTTCTTCTAACTTTAAAACCATCGTTGTATTTTAAACTATTTTTCACGATAAATTTTATTAATTGACCAtgacaatttttagtaattaatTGTGAAAAATTTAATTCCTGAATCATGACAATTTTTAGTAATTCAGCATGGcaataccatggcaattttaGTATTTTTTATCATGGCAATTCTAGTTTCTCGACCAGGAAAATTATTTTTGTATGAACCATGACAAATTTTAGTGCATGTATCATGAGAAATTTAAGTAATTCACGATGGTAATTTTAGATATGGATGATGGCAACTTTGAGTCATTGACCATGTATTTTTAAAGTAATCGACGAGATATATATGTTTTAATTATGAATTATATCAAAGTTACTTCATGGATCATGACAAATTTAGTTTCTTAGCTCCTTGttttataacatgttaaatttactTTAAACATAAGAAAAAGTAGCTGGAACATATTATGACAATTTTAATGTAAAGATCATGACAATTTATATGTAATAGATATGCCAACTTTTAACTTAAGAAAAGTCAACGAAATattgatatgagatctagtttcgaaaGTTGCATCGCGgaggatttaataaaaaatatttttttaatcagatttttcatttaagagataaaacaaatattttaaaaatagaaaATCCGAATGAGTCCTGCTAACATCAGCAGTTTCATCACTCGTACATGCATGCGATGACATTGACCTAATCTGTGTTCATGAGGCATATGATCGGGTGTTACTCATACGCATGATGGTTATCGACGTCCCAAATTATTACTTTTGAgaatcaaaacaaaaaacaaacgtTTGCTATTGAGCGAGGCCATGCGCCCAGCCTGCGGCCCAGACCCTGGTCGAACCGAACCAAGTAGAACGGGCCGTGCGTGCGTGCCTATCCCGCTACCCGTCTCACGCTTCCTCGTCTCCTCCCCACGACCCGGGGGCGACCCATCCATTCCGGCGACCACTACCGTACCATGGCGCCGCCGACGGAACTGTTGGACGAGCTCGTCGGTGAGGTTCTCCTCCGCCTTCCGCCTGACGAGCCCGAGCACCTCTTCCGCTCCGCTCTCGTCTGCAAGTCGTGGCTCCGCATCGTCTGCCACCCCGCCTTCCACCGCTGCTACCGCGACTTCCACGGAGCCCCTCCCCTTCTCGGCCTCCTCCACCTGCTCCAGGTCCTCCAAGGAAGGCCCGCGCACCGCTTCGCCTCCACCACGTCGATGCCGGACTTCCCCTACCCGTGCTCCGACGGCCACGGCAAGTACCCCATCCCCTTCGACTGCCGCCACGGCCGCGTGCTCGTCCACATGATTCAGGACAGGAAGCGGGTTCTCCTTGTATGGAACCCTGTCACGGGTGATCGGCGCGTCTTCCCCGCGCCGGGCATCGATTGGATCATCGGCACCGCCGCGGTGTTGTGCGCCGTCGATGGCTGTCGACATCTCGACTGCCAAGGCGGCCCCTTCCGCGCGGTCTTCCTGGCCACCGACGACCACGACTTGCTCGTTAAGGCGAGCGTGTACTCATCGGTCACAGGTGCGTGGAGTGCGCCAGTAACTCTTGACGATGGTTGTGAATGCTATGCCCAGCACATACGAGATGACATTGCAGAAAACCTCTACCACCTGCCCTATGTCATGCATCGGCGAGTTGCTGTCATTGGAGATGCAGTCTACTTCACACTTCGGTCGGCTCACCAAATCGTCAAGTACAACTTGCCAAACAACTGCTTATCCATGATTAACCCACCGCCACACATTGTGTACCCAATTGCTCTCATGGTGATGGAGGACAGTTCACTGGGGTTTGCCTGGATCGATAATTCTACTCTTTGTCTGTGGTCAAGGAAGGTGAATTCAGAAGCAGCTTCAGAATGGATACAATGCAGGGTCATCGAGCTGAAGACAATTATACCCGTTGTCGATCCAGATTACGAACCATTTGTGGTTGGTTCCGCAGAAGGTGTGGGTGTTATCTTCATGAGCACAGATGTTGGCTTGTTCACAGTAGAGCTGAAGTCAGAGCGAGTCAGGAAGGTTGATGAGCCTGGAGAGTACTTTAGCGTCCTGCCCTACATGAGCTTCTACACTCCAGGTTCTTATCTGTTGTCTTGCATTTTCATTACAGCTTCTGTATGTTTTCTTAATTAGTTGGTTGTGGTTTGCGAATAATTAGACATAATACAGGTAATATGTGTTTGCTATATTCACATATGGAGCTTGCCAAGGACAATTCTACGTGCTAGAGAAAACTTAATGTATGACACTGGAAAACATAGTGGTGTTTATGTTATGAGGTTTGAGTTTGACATGTTGAGGACCATAACCATGCATTGGTCGAATTGCTAAATATGCACGCATTATCCTGTTACCTTGCTTCAGACTTTATTATAAAAAGATCTGTTATTTTGTGGTTTAGCTGAAGGTCGTAACTCAAACAACTGGAATTAGTACTAGCACATAGCTCACCAAAATGGAGAATGCTGACTTGGAGTTGGTTATGACTTTTGTGCATGATGTATTTTAGATCATTGCACATTGTTATTGGTAGTAAGGACTAACTGATCAAAGTGTGATGCTGGTTTCTTTTAGAGTTGCTACTAGTAAGTATCAAGTCTTTTATTCTCTGTTCAGCAGTTCACTTCCAAATTGTGCAAGTCCTTACGATCAATTGTCGTTGTCTTATCAAATTGGCCTTGATCATAATGTCAAAAGGTTATTTTTTAGATTAATACGAAGGCATATTTCAGTTCTGTTTCCTAATGCTCGAGTCAACTACTTGAAACAAAAAATTATGTGTAATCTATGTCGTTTTCCTTCCATGCCATTTTAGTACGACTTCAATGTTTATTTCGTCTTAAAAAGATCTGTCAAGCAGCAGTACCAGACTTTCTGGACAAAAAATTGGTGATACAGGGATCCTAGCCGTAACTTAGTTTCGCCACAAAGTGTTTATCATTTGTAAATAGATTATGATAGATGTGGGACTCAATTGTTTTCCACTTTTATTTACTAAAAACTTGGACACTGATGTCGGCGTGTCTCATCTTGTTGTTGTGTCCTTTTCGCTACTGCTTTTGATTGTTCAGATAATTATCGAAGCATGAAATGCCTGCTAAGTTAAAATATAGACTGCTAAATATTTAGTCAACCTTGTTGATATCGTATTATCAGTTTATCTTTCTTCAAATTTTCCATTAAGATGCATTAAGTTACTTTCTAGCATAGCTGAAGCTCACATGTCAAATGAGTTTGCCAAAAACACACACACGTCAAATGCAGTGTCGTAACCTTTGTAAAGCACATCAAATTACAAATTATGACATGGACAGTTGGTTATGACTTACGATTTTTCTGCTtggtattctttttcttttttcagaTCGTGGCAGATTGTTGGCGCTAGCGAAGACTCACTGATCTCCGATGTGCTGCTCAATAGTGATGCATTGCAAAATGGACAAGACAACCTATCATCTTTAGTCAGCTACTGTTGTCTTCTTCGAGCTACGAGTATTCGGTTGTGTTTGTTTCTGTTGAGCAGTTTATTATCAAGCATAAAGGGTGCAAGTCAATTGTGATCAGTCGTGGTTGTCCTCGTTCAGTTCATCATGATAATGTGGCTAGAGAATTGTCTTTCAGTTTATTAGGTTGGTTTCTTATCTGTCATGCAGTTTTAGGTGTGGAGCGTAGATGTCATCGCGTTCGGTTGTGATTGTCATGTACTCCCTTtgtctcaaaataaatgtctcagcCTTAGTAGAACCCATCCCGATTTTTTTTTTGACGGTGCTACGGCGGGCTTACGCCGGCCTGAACCTTTCCATtaataagaaaaaaaaacatatacACAGgagtgggtgggggggggggttgttgttgtagaggagggggaggagaggtcGAGAGAGGGTTACAATGAAAGGTTACAATCTCTCAGACAAGTGGAACAACATGGTACACCAGTTTCGTAAAATAAGCATGGGCTGCTCACTCGAACACCTATTTGACCAAAGCATAACGTCATCCGCCGTCGAGCGAGCGATAAGGTGAATAGGTTGCAGGTCCCCTCGGAAGACTTTGGCATTTCTTCTCTTCTAGATGTTCCATAGAACAACAACGATGATTGTGGAGCGGGTCTTGTTGGTGAGTTGAGGACCCCATAGATTACGTAGATCCGTTGGTGGAGGTAGATCCGTTGATGGAGAAGCCGACAAGGACGTCAGCTCCTGCCAAAGGAGACAAGGTGCCCACAGTAAAGGAAAAGGTGTTCAGTAAATTCAGGCACTGTATAGAAGGGGCAGCTGTTGGAGTCTGTAAGCCCTCTATTGAGGGTCTTTCATTGGTGAAGAGGCGATTTTTTACACGCCAGCCATAGAAAATTATGCATCGATTGGGTGCATAGTTTTTCCAGATGGTCGGAGCGAAGTGATCCACGGGCTTGCAACGCCATATTGCCTTGTATGCGGAGTTGCAGGTCAAAGACTTGCCATCGATATGTCCCGTCCGTTTGTCTTGTACCTGCATATTCAAGAAGACAACAACCAGCAAAAGACACAGGTTTTCCAGTTCTAGGATAACATCATGAGAGTCTTGGGACCAAATCAAGCTGCAGCTCCGGAGAGCTGAGAGCTCGTGCGACGTTGGGCGCAGGTCGCAGCGAGTGAGAGAAAAGAGCGGGGAAAGTTTGTGCGATTTTAGCCAAGCCAAACTATATGGTTAAACGTTCGAGCTGGCCACACGAAACTAGGATTATGTGGTATCCTTTTTTTAATGATTTGACGATTGCTGACCACGCTTGCCGCACGATATGTCATTTAGTGTTTTCCTAGTCTTGAAAAATGTCTGTCAGCTAGCGGTGTAAGGGTTTCTGGACACAATGGAAAGTTATGTCGTTATATGAGCATCTGCCCCAGCGCACTCCGACGAAAGCCTTTTTGGCGTTGCGTCCGCGTTATTTTCGTCCTGGAACGAGCAAGTTTCCAGCCACGTCCTCAGGTTTCGCCCCTAGAGCCGCTCGTGATAATCTCGTCCATGTCGGCGTCGGTATAGTTAAACTTCGGTCACGGGCGCGAATGAAAGGACGCCACGTCACAGAGACGGCGCAGGCGAGGCTGCTGACGAGTACGCTGACGACGAGTAGCTGTACTGGGTGTTGAGGCCGGTGCTGAACGCGGGTGAGGGAGTGCGTGGGTCGTGGGCGAAACCGATGAGGGAGGAACGCTGCGGCACGCCATGCAGAAAGGTGGTGTTGGGATTGAAGCCGtcatgcgcgtcgtcgtcggagTAGCCAGGCGAGGGCACATACCCCCAATGCGGCATTGTTGGCGAGAGGTTGGCCGGTGACGCAACGCCCTGGCGCCCCCTCCATGCATCCTGCGGGTTGCAGCCGGGCGGATTCATCATCCCCTTGCAGGACGCCTCTTTCTAATCGACCGTGACCGCCGTCGTCACGGCTTTCGCCGCGTCCCTGATCCTTTTGGCGTCGAGCCTCCTTCGTCGGTCTGTTGTGACCGCCTCCCGACGTTGGACATCCACCCTCCACTCGGCGTCCGAAACACCCGCCGGCCTGGCATCAACTTCCTCTGCTTCGGGTGACTGGAATTGGCAGCGGTGACGGGGCGGGGGAAGGTGTACTTCTTCTTCGGTGGCATGACGACCGGATGCCGGAAGCGGGAGAAGAATGGTGGGAGGAGGCGGGGAAATGGAGGGaaagggaggaggaagggggagaaaaCGGCGGTAATAGGTCGGCTACCGCCGACAGAGCGGGCCCGTTTGGCTTTTCGCTTCGACCGGCGCTACCAGACGTCCCCCGAGGGGGTGGGTTCGTCTCGGATTCGCCGACTGTTATTTTGGTCTAAACCGACGCTAAAAGAAGAGTTGGAAGCACGGCTGGACTGATTTTGCATCGTTGGCGCTAAAAAAACGGCTCTTATCGCTCCTGTGGTTTTTGGATTCGGAGTTGGAGTTGACCTGGAAGTCATGGTTTCCATTGCGAACCTGAATCCCATGCGGATTCCGCCCTCTTCATTCCTTTGGACAAACCGTGGTTCATAATACATTGAGAAGTGTTGTAGGTTATACCGATCACTGTGCGCCAACACGACCACGATGGACTTTCAAAAGGAGTCTAGGAAAGCGTCGCGGTCACGGAGCCAAATGGCATGGGGGAGCAGGTCATTTTCGAAACGTCCGCGCCTCCTTCGTTGTAAGTAGGATAGCTGCGTCCTTTATATGATTGCAACTTCTCCATTTGGTCTAAGCCAATTAtttatccgacacatctcctggcTTGTTTGGCGCATCGGTGAGCTGCTTTGTTAGCTTCACATTGCACAAGGCAAAGCACACAAACCCTCCAATAAGCTCACTGATTTCATGGCAAACACGGTTGTGAAAGCCAATCTCTGCGAATCCCCGGAGTTGCACATCGCGAACACATCTTTAGCATTATTGCTTTCTATATATGCATACCCTTCTGTACCCCAGGTCTCGAGCAAGAACGATAATTTTCCTTCCGAGTCTCTAATCAACAGGCCAGATCGACATCACTGTCAATTTGCTCAGAGATCCCAGTTTCCCCTACAGATCGACCGCGCAACTTTTGAGCATGTAGCAGCTGAAATTATTCACAAGCACATGATATTCTTATTTCTTTTACA
This genomic stretch from Hordeum vulgare subsp. vulgare chromosome 6H, MorexV3_pseudomolecules_assembly, whole genome shotgun sequence harbors:
- the LOC123401804 gene encoding uncharacterized protein LOC123401804 isoform X1 encodes the protein MAPPTELLDELVGEVLLRLPPDEPEHLFRSALVCKSWLRIVCHPAFHRCYRDFHGAPPLLGLLHLLQVLQGRPAHRFASTTSMPDFPYPCSDGHGKYPIPFDCRHGRVLVHMIQDRKRVLLVWNPVTGDRRVFPAPGIDWIIGTAAVLCAVDGCRHLDCQGGPFRAVFLATDDHDLLVKASVYSSVTGAWSAPVTLDDGCECYAQHIRDDIAENLYHLPYVMHRRVAVIGDAVYFTLRSAHQIVKYNLPNNCLSMINPPPHIVYPIALMVMEDSSLGFAWIDNSTLCLWSRKVNSEAASEWIQCRVIELKTIIPVVDPDYEPFVVGSAEGVGVIFMSTDVGLFTVELKSERVRKVDEPGEYFSVLPYMSFYTPGNMCLLYSHMELAKDNSTC
- the LOC123401804 gene encoding uncharacterized protein LOC123401804 isoform X2, which codes for MAPPTELLDELVGEVLLRLPPDEPEHLFRSALVCKSWLRIVCHPAFHRCYRDFHGAPPLLGLLHLLQVLQGRPAHRFASTTSMPDFPYPCSDGHGKYPIPFDCRHGRVLVHMIQDRKRVLLVWNPVTGDRRVFPAPGIDWIIGTAAVLCAVDGCRHLDCQGGPFRAVFLATDDHDLLVKASVYSSVTGAWSAPVTLDDGCECYAQHIRDDIAENLYHLPYVMHRRVAVIGDAVYFTLRSAHQIVKYNLPNNCLSMINPPPHIVYPIALMVMEDSSLGFAWIDNSTLCLWSRKVNSEAASEWIQCRVIELKTIIPVVDPDYEPFVVGSAEGVGVIFMSTDVGLFTVELKSERVRKVDEPGEYFSVLPYMSFYTPDRGRLLALAKTH